One part of the Desulfomonile tiedjei genome encodes these proteins:
- a CDS encoding FkbM family methyltransferase: protein MKFLGPFKRAVERTPLATIYRSVRDDWRWMRSRPILTPFGYRFAGWEDMQAEGFEPDEAALIQSCLGEADVFVDVGANIGWYTCLARSKGKHTIAIEPFPDNVRYLMGNLEANGWTDGVEIYPVGVSDRPGLARLHGGGTGASLVSGWSGTSHRFGRMIPLTTLDILVGGRFAGKRLMIKIDIEGAEYSALQGASNILNFVPRPTWLVEITLSENWPAGSDNPNFVNTFELMWRHGYRFRSVGPTGREISIEDVREYVTTRRRPDWVGVNYVFTGDSR from the coding sequence ATGAAGTTTCTGGGCCCGTTTAAGAGAGCTGTCGAGCGAACTCCTCTGGCCACCATCTATCGGTCCGTACGCGATGACTGGCGATGGATGCGCTCTCGTCCAATCCTGACCCCCTTCGGCTACCGATTTGCGGGGTGGGAGGACATGCAAGCCGAGGGCTTCGAGCCTGACGAGGCAGCGCTAATCCAAAGCTGCCTGGGTGAGGCAGATGTCTTCGTGGACGTGGGTGCCAACATCGGTTGGTACACCTGTCTGGCCCGGTCAAAGGGCAAGCACACGATTGCCATTGAGCCGTTTCCGGACAATGTGCGCTACCTCATGGGCAATCTGGAGGCAAACGGCTGGACCGACGGCGTTGAAATATATCCTGTTGGCGTTTCGGACAGGCCGGGATTGGCCCGGCTGCACGGAGGCGGAACAGGCGCCTCATTGGTAAGCGGTTGGTCGGGGACGTCTCACAGGTTCGGGCGCATGATTCCTTTGACCACGCTCGACATCCTGGTCGGGGGCCGGTTTGCTGGAAAACGTCTGATGATAAAGATCGACATTGAAGGCGCAGAGTACTCCGCTCTACAAGGCGCGTCGAACATCTTGAACTTCGTCCCGCGGCCGACCTGGCTCGTGGAAATAACGCTTTCTGAAAACTGGCCTGCAGGCAGCGACAATCCGAATTTCGTCAACACCTTTGAGTTGATGTGGCGCCACGGTTATCGGTTTCGATCTGTCGGCCCCACTGGCCGGGAGATCTCCATCGAAGATGTCCGAGAGTACGTGACCACCCGTCGGCGACCTGACTGGGTCGGAGTCAACTACGTTTTCACCGGCGATAGTAGATAA